In Bacteroidota bacterium, the following proteins share a genomic window:
- a CDS encoding NAD(P) transhydrogenase subunit alpha codes for MTGIFEFLYTNMNMVYVVILSIFVGVEVIGKVPSILHTPLMSGANAIHGVVVIGAIIVMLQAESNNFVILSLGFIAVVLGTLNVVGGFVVTDRMLEMFKKKK; via the coding sequence ATGACAGGGATATTCGAGTTTTTATATACTAACATGAACATGGTTTATGTGGTGATTTTGTCCATTTTTGTAGGTGTTGAAGTAATCGGAAAAGTGCCTTCAATTTTGCATACACCCCTTATGTCTGGAGCAAATGCAATTCATGGAGTTGTGGTTATTGGAGCCATTATAGTTATGCTTCAGGCCGAAAGTAACAATTTTGTAATTCTTTCATTGGGTTTTATAGCTGTTGTTCTCGGAACATTAAATGTTGTTGGTGGTTTTGTAGTAACAGACAGAATGCTGGAAATGTTTAAAAAGAAAAAATAG
- a CDS encoding Re/Si-specific NAD(P)(+) transhydrogenase subunit alpha — translation MKIAVPKESKFKENRVALTPETVKQLTDKGFQCSIEAGAGDKSYFSDESFASAGAVIVSGKELLYAEAEIVLRVNPPSIEEVALMKEGSVLISLVWASTNRELIDACSLKNITVFSMDAIPRISRAQKMDVLSSQANLAGYKSVIIAANALGKIFPMFMTAAGTIKPSKVVIMGAGVAGLQAIATAKRLGAIVEVSDIRPETKEQVESLGGKFIEMKGDDSVKLEGGYVKGVSDEFLKNQQELIAKHIAQADIVITTALIPGKKAPVLVTEDMVKSMRSGSVIVDMAVEQGGNCVLSELNQTVVKHGVIIIGESNLPSMLPFNASELYARNITTFLLHLADKDHFRMEMDEEITKGSLITYKGQIVHSSLLQTV, via the coding sequence AAAAGAATCAAAATTTAAAGAAAATAGGGTTGCTCTTACGCCCGAAACAGTTAAACAACTAACAGACAAAGGGTTCCAATGCAGCATAGAAGCTGGAGCCGGTGATAAGTCTTATTTTTCAGATGAATCTTTTGCATCGGCAGGAGCAGTTATTGTATCTGGGAAGGAATTACTTTATGCCGAAGCGGAAATTGTTTTGCGCGTAAACCCACCAAGTATAGAAGAAGTAGCACTGATGAAAGAGGGAAGCGTTCTTATTTCTCTTGTGTGGGCCTCAACAAATCGTGAACTAATCGATGCTTGTTCATTGAAAAATATTACTGTTTTTTCTATGGATGCTATACCTCGTATTTCCAGAGCGCAAAAAATGGACGTTTTAAGTTCTCAAGCGAATCTTGCAGGATATAAATCTGTTATTATTGCCGCAAACGCATTAGGTAAAATATTCCCAATGTTTATGACTGCTGCAGGAACCATCAAGCCTTCTAAAGTGGTTATAATGGGTGCTGGAGTGGCAGGATTGCAAGCAATTGCCACTGCCAAAAGGCTTGGAGCAATTGTGGAGGTTTCAGATATTAGACCTGAAACAAAAGAGCAGGTGGAATCATTAGGTGGTAAGTTTATTGAAATGAAGGGTGATGATTCTGTGAAGTTAGAAGGAGGCTATGTAAAGGGTGTTTCTGATGAGTTTTTGAAAAACCAGCAGGAGCTTATTGCAAAGCATATTGCCCAAGCTGATATAGTTATTACAACTGCCCTTATTCCTGGAAAAAAAGCTCCAGTACTTGTTACTGAAGATATGGTAAAATCAATGCGCTCAGGTTCAGTAATTGTTGATATGGCCGTGGAACAAGGTGGTAATTGTGTGCTGAGTGAACTAAATCAAACGGTAGTTAAACATGGCGTTATAATTATAGGAGAGTCTAATCTTCCAAGTATGTTGCCATTTAATGCCAGCGAACTTTATGCGCGTAATATCACTACCTTTTTGTTGCATCTTGCCGACAAGGATCATTTTAGAATGGAAATGGATGAAGAAATAACCAAAGGATCACTCATTACTTATAAAGGACAAATTGTCCATTCATCTCTTCTGCAAACAGTTTAA